From Deinococcus multiflagellatus, the proteins below share one genomic window:
- a CDS encoding AfsR/SARP family transcriptional regulator yields MTQLILRSLGRAEVLRGGQPVKWEAESARDLVFYLMAHPEGRTREDIISALWREDQTARSGNRFRVTLHRARAGLGAPGCITEAYGAYRLSDEVLRASDVFRLYAALAEAEHSEGEARFLALGRAIAEYGGDFLPHLQAEWVLPAREEHQAAYTRACLERSVLHCEHLHCELAVQDLVAALRRDPFLGENHHQKLMTCLSVVEDKYAATEHYRRFVRFLRDDLKDAPMPETVVLAERIKRGERLCEHGQKAAAPLLRSCPLTSDGRCPGPYAELLNLA; encoded by the coding sequence ATGACCCAACTGATTCTGCGTTCGCTGGGCCGCGCCGAGGTGCTGCGCGGCGGCCAGCCTGTGAAATGGGAAGCCGAAAGCGCGCGCGACCTCGTGTTCTACCTGATGGCCCACCCCGAGGGGCGCACCCGCGAGGACATCATCAGTGCGCTGTGGCGCGAGGACCAGACGGCGCGCAGCGGCAACCGTTTCCGCGTGACCCTGCACCGGGCCCGCGCTGGCCTGGGGGCGCCGGGCTGCATCACCGAGGCGTACGGCGCCTACCGCCTGTCGGACGAGGTGCTGCGCGCCAGCGATGTCTTCCGGCTGTATGCCGCGCTGGCCGAGGCCGAACACAGCGAGGGCGAAGCCCGGTTTCTGGCGCTGGGGCGGGCCATTGCGGAATATGGCGGCGACTTTTTGCCGCACCTTCAGGCCGAGTGGGTGCTGCCCGCGCGCGAGGAGCACCAAGCCGCCTACACCCGGGCCTGCCTGGAGCGCTCGGTGCTGCACTGCGAGCATCTGCACTGCGAACTGGCGGTGCAGGACCTCGTGGCGGCCCTGCGCCGCGACCCCTTTCTGGGGGAAAACCACCACCAGAAGCTGATGACCTGCCTGTCGGTGGTCGAAGACAAATACGCGGCCACCGAGCACTACCGCCGCTTCGTGCGCTTTCTGCGCGACGACCTCAAAGACGCGCCCATGCCCGAAACGGTGGTGCTCGCCGAGCGCATCAAGCGCGGCGAGCGCCTGTGCGAGCACGGCCAGAAGGCCGCCGCGCCCCTGCTGCGCAGCTGCCCGCTGACCAGCGATGGCCGCTGCCCTGGCCCCTACGCTGAACTGCTGAACCTCGCGTAA
- the nagZ gene encoding beta-N-acetylhexosaminidase — MISPARTLIVDLPGAALTAAQAHWLRALNPGGVCLFARNITTPEATARLVADIRSALERDVLIATDQEGGAVLRRLDGPQPPTPQGLGVLGDEQAAFEAGALAARGLLELGINWNYAPSLDVNVDPLNPVIGERSFGADPALVARLGVAWARGSESAGVLSAVKHYPGHGDTRVDSHLALPVVNKTRAALEACEWVPFRAAAQAGVGSVMTAHILYPALDPERPATLSPALLAGVLRQAWGYDGVIVTDAMDMKAVADRYPHGQGAPLALAAGADAVLVCGHGDQRLHDVHAAALDAALLSGTLDPARLDEAVARLDRAAARFPGTPQPYSPAQRGQDEAATARWALGALERRGEVPALDPAAPALLFAPDTGELGGPYGDHLGLGALAEALRPALPGLHAAPVEDRAAVENLLSRFPGAPVLLATTGRWGVPEATRALATRLAGRPAVHLALWSPDAAAELPLPALITHGFRRAQLQAAAQALTGRQPAPA; from the coding sequence GTGATCTCCCCTGCCCGCACCCTGATCGTGGACCTGCCCGGCGCCGCCTTGACCGCCGCCCAGGCCCACTGGCTGCGCGCCCTGAACCCGGGCGGCGTGTGCCTGTTTGCCAGGAATATCACCACGCCCGAAGCCACCGCCCGGCTGGTGGCCGACATCCGCAGCGCGCTGGAACGCGACGTGCTGATTGCCACCGACCAGGAAGGCGGGGCGGTGCTGCGCCGCCTGGACGGCCCGCAGCCCCCCACCCCCCAGGGCCTGGGCGTGCTGGGCGATGAACAGGCCGCCTTTGAAGCTGGCGCGCTGGCGGCGCGGGGCCTGCTGGAACTGGGCATCAACTGGAACTATGCCCCCAGCCTGGACGTGAATGTGGACCCGCTGAACCCGGTGATCGGTGAGCGCTCCTTTGGCGCGGACCCGGCGCTGGTGGCGCGGCTCGGCGTGGCCTGGGCCCGGGGCAGCGAGTCGGCGGGGGTGCTGAGCGCCGTGAAACATTACCCCGGCCACGGCGACACCCGTGTGGACAGCCACCTGGCCCTGCCCGTGGTGAACAAGACCCGCGCCGCACTTGAAGCCTGCGAGTGGGTGCCGTTCCGGGCCGCCGCGCAGGCGGGCGTGGGCAGTGTGATGACCGCCCACATCCTCTACCCTGCGCTGGACCCCGAGCGCCCCGCCACCCTCTCCCCCGCCCTGCTGGCCGGGGTGCTGCGCCAGGCCTGGGGCTACGACGGCGTGATCGTGACCGACGCGATGGACATGAAAGCCGTGGCCGACCGTTACCCGCACGGGCAGGGCGCGCCGCTGGCCCTGGCGGCCGGGGCCGACGCCGTGCTCGTGTGCGGCCATGGCGACCAGCGCCTGCACGACGTGCACGCGGCGGCGCTGGACGCGGCGCTGCTGAGCGGCACCCTGGACCCGGCGCGCCTGGATGAAGCCGTGGCCCGCCTGGACCGGGCGGCGGCGCGCTTTCCCGGCACCCCCCAGCCCTACAGCCCCGCCCAGCGCGGCCAGGACGAGGCCGCCACCGCCCGTTGGGCCCTGGGCGCGCTGGAACGCCGGGGCGAGGTGCCCGCGCTGGACCCGGCCGCGCCCGCGCTGCTGTTTGCGCCCGACACGGGGGAGCTGGGGGGCCCCTACGGCGACCACCTGGGCCTGGGCGCCCTGGCCGAGGCCCTGCGCCCGGCCCTGCCCGGCCTGCACGCCGCCCCGGTTGAGGACCGCGCGGCCGTGGAGAATCTGCTGTCGCGGTTTCCCGGCGCCCCCGTGCTGCTGGCCACCACGGGCCGCTGGGGGGTGCCGGAAGCCACGCGGGCCCTGGCCACCCGGCTGGCGGGCCGCCCGGCTGTTCACCTCGCGCTATGGTCCCCGGACGCCGCGGCCGAACTGCCGCTGCCCGCCCTGATCACCCACGGATTTCGCCGCGCCCAGTTGCAGGCCGCCGCCCAGGCCCTGACCGGCCGCCAGCCCGCCCCGGCCTGA
- a CDS encoding SIS domain-containing protein: MTRPEAAGEPLMLREAREAPQVVARQAQDRDVTRAAQTIAAFAPAFVVTLARGSSDHAATTLRYGIETHLRLPVVSAAPSVAGVYHADVSYQGALVLAISQSGGSPDLVETLAQARRGGALTCALVNTPGSPLAHAADLVLPLHAGEERAVAATKSYLAALTLGAQLLCAWRPDEGLSAALNRLPEALALVLEGEERAAQAAGRLTGDQTTLVLGRGLHAGVAAEAALKLQETAGVGALAFSTAEFAHGPARLAEPGTPALFFQGRDATAPFTADSLETLRGYGAQVTLIGDDVAAQRADLPTPPTGHALTDPAVSALAAQLLIAHAALRRGENPDAPPRLAKVTRTR; this comes from the coding sequence ATGACGCGCCCAGAAGCGGCGGGCGAGCCCCTGATGCTGCGCGAGGCCCGCGAGGCCCCGCAGGTGGTGGCCCGGCAGGCCCAAGACCGTGACGTCACGCGCGCCGCGCAGACCATCGCCGCCTTTGCGCCCGCGTTCGTGGTCACGCTGGCCCGGGGGTCTTCGGATCACGCCGCCACCACCCTGCGCTACGGCATCGAAACGCACCTGCGCCTGCCGGTGGTGAGCGCCGCGCCCAGCGTGGCCGGCGTGTACCACGCGGACGTGAGCTACCAGGGCGCGCTGGTGCTGGCCATCAGCCAGTCGGGGGGCAGCCCCGATCTGGTCGAGACGCTGGCCCAGGCGCGCCGGGGCGGGGCCCTGACCTGTGCGCTGGTGAACACACCCGGCAGTCCGCTGGCCCACGCGGCCGACCTCGTGCTGCCGCTGCACGCCGGCGAGGAACGCGCGGTGGCCGCCACCAAAAGCTACCTGGCGGCCCTGACGCTGGGCGCCCAGCTGCTGTGCGCGTGGCGCCCGGATGAGGGCCTGAGCGCCGCCCTGAACCGCCTGCCCGAGGCCCTGGCCCTGGTGCTCGAAGGCGAGGAGCGCGCCGCGCAGGCCGCCGGGCGCCTGACCGGCGACCAGACCACGCTGGTGCTGGGGCGCGGCCTGCACGCCGGGGTCGCCGCCGAAGCCGCCCTGAAACTGCAGGAAACTGCCGGTGTGGGCGCCCTGGCCTTTTCCACCGCCGAATTTGCCCACGGCCCCGCGCGGCTGGCCGAGCCCGGCACCCCGGCGCTGTTCTTTCAGGGGCGCGACGCCACCGCGCCCTTCACCGCCGACAGCCTGGAAACCCTGCGCGGCTACGGCGCCCAGGTCACCCTGATTGGCGACGATGTGGCGGCGCAGCGGGCGGACCTGCCCACGCCCCCCACCGGGCACGCCCTGACCGACCCGGCTGTTTCCGCGCTGGCCGCGCAACTGCTGATTGCCCACGCGGCCCTGCGCCGGGGCGAGAATCCGGACGCGCCGCCCCGCCTCGCCAAAGTCACCCGGACGAGGTGA
- a CDS encoding carbohydrate ABC transporter permease: MSLTAATPARAAGRTLAWRKPAAVVLRYALLILILVFALFPFVWTLAIALTDKTAGTSIYAFPQSLFPARVTIHNFVDVFRSFALGKALWNSVVITGLTVAGTLLISALAAYPLARFRFPGRGLIFGAILATLVLPSETTFIVNTLTLKKLGLLGTHWGVVIPTIAGAFGIFLMRQAFVSVPVALLEAARLDGASELTILTRIMLPLTKPSLAALGIFTTVTTWNAYFWPMLVLSGAPDKAPLAVAVLKLKGQFNYDPFNIAAGAIIMMLPVLIVFLAAQRLFLRGMEGAVK, translated from the coding sequence ATGAGTCTGACCGCCGCTACTCCGGCGCGAGCGGCCGGGCGGACCCTGGCGTGGCGCAAACCCGCAGCCGTGGTGCTGCGCTACGCCCTGCTGATCCTGATTCTGGTGTTCGCGCTGTTTCCCTTTGTCTGGACCCTGGCGATTGCCCTGACCGACAAGACGGCCGGCACGTCCATCTACGCCTTTCCGCAGAGCCTGTTTCCGGCGCGCGTGACCATCCACAACTTCGTGGATGTCTTCCGCTCCTTTGCGCTGGGCAAGGCGCTGTGGAACTCGGTGGTGATCACGGGCCTCACCGTGGCCGGCACCCTGCTCATCTCGGCGCTGGCCGCCTACCCGCTGGCGCGCTTCCGCTTTCCGGGGCGCGGCCTGATCTTCGGGGCGATTCTGGCCACGCTGGTGCTGCCCTCGGAAACCACCTTTATCGTGAACACGCTGACCCTTAAGAAGCTGGGGCTGCTGGGCACCCACTGGGGCGTGGTGATTCCCACCATCGCCGGGGCCTTTGGCATCTTTCTGATGCGGCAGGCGTTCGTGTCGGTGCCGGTGGCGCTGCTCGAAGCCGCGCGGCTGGACGGTGCCAGCGAACTGACCATCCTGACCCGGATCATGCTGCCACTCACCAAGCCCTCGCTGGCGGCGCTGGGCATCTTTACCACGGTAACCACCTGGAACGCCTACTTCTGGCCCATGCTGGTGCTGTCCGGCGCGCCCGACAAGGCCCCGCTGGCGGTGGCCGTGCTGAAACTCAAGGGGCAATTCAACTATGACCCGTTCAATATTGCGGCCGGGGCGATCATCATGATGCTGCCTGTTCTCATTGTGTTCCTGGCGGCCCAGCGGCTGTTCCTGCGCGGCATGGAAGGAGCGGTGAAATGA
- a CDS encoding carbohydrate ABC transporter permease, whose amino-acid sequence MRVPWRTTLLSYTFLAPALILLAVFTFYPLLYGSYLGFTEYNGARFAQGLDPRWVGTANFEKLLADPLFLTALKNSVKYLLVVPALQLAALAVAVLVNKQLPGMAIFRAGYYVPVVTSVSLAAVMWEWVFNREGTLNWLLRSLGLTSPEAQFGWLNSEAWAFWAVMLVTFWRGFGYYMVLYLAGLQTIPEELEEAAVLDGASAWQRFWKITVPLMRPTILLCTLLSTIAALRVLEEVLVLTNGGPLNSTYTALMYVYAKAFQGFDFDYGLASAAGLVVAAVALILSFVNFKLFNRPEEDQA is encoded by the coding sequence ATGCGAGTTCCCTGGCGCACGACGCTGCTGTCGTATACCTTCCTGGCCCCGGCCCTGATCCTGCTGGCCGTGTTCACCTTCTATCCGCTGCTGTACGGCTCGTATCTGGGCTTTACGGAGTACAACGGCGCCCGGTTCGCGCAGGGGCTGGACCCCAGGTGGGTGGGCACCGCCAACTTCGAGAAGCTGCTGGCCGATCCCCTGTTTCTCACCGCCCTGAAAAACAGCGTGAAGTACCTGCTGGTGGTGCCCGCCCTGCAACTGGCGGCGCTGGCGGTGGCGGTGCTGGTGAACAAGCAGCTGCCCGGCATGGCCATTTTCCGCGCCGGGTATTACGTGCCGGTGGTGACCTCGGTCTCGCTGGCCGCCGTGATGTGGGAATGGGTGTTTAACCGCGAGGGCACCCTGAACTGGCTGCTGCGGTCGCTGGGGCTGACCTCGCCCGAAGCCCAGTTCGGCTGGCTGAACTCGGAGGCCTGGGCGTTCTGGGCGGTCATGCTGGTCACCTTCTGGCGGGGGTTCGGCTACTACATGGTGCTGTACCTGGCGGGCCTGCAGACCATTCCCGAAGAACTGGAGGAGGCAGCGGTGCTGGACGGCGCCAGCGCGTGGCAGCGCTTCTGGAAGATCACGGTGCCCCTGATGCGCCCCACCATTTTGCTGTGCACGCTGCTGTCCACCATTGCCGCGCTGCGCGTGCTGGAAGAGGTGCTGGTGCTCACCAACGGCGGGCCCCTGAACTCCACCTACACCGCCCTGATGTACGTGTATGCCAAGGCCTTCCAGGGCTTCGACTTTGATTACGGGCTGGCCAGCGCGGCCGGTCTGGTGGTGGCGGCCGTGGCCCTCATCCTGTCTTTCGTCAATTTCAAGCTCTTTAACCGCCCCGAGGAGGACCAGGCATGA
- a CDS encoding ABC transporter substrate-binding protein, with protein MKRALSILTLSLGMTALSSASAQTTVTFWTWYLSPKFDNYIKTTIAAFEKANPGIKVQWFDKQDSMVQDFIASVNLGNAPDVVNLNIDETQKAAQNGFLLAASDLTPPATLQRTFYGQSLKNFTSGGKVFAYPWYGWLNEGVLLYNPDLLKKAGLTRAPRSTSEMLNYAKTIKDKTGAYGWVPALKDPNTASFLGYFYAEGLPIYAADGKAAFNTAQHAALLNQFVTLYRGGYIPEDAVRREAFQLATELYAQNRVAMIVGGPQALTRIKDTNPGLYAKTVVTEAPVGRANVQTGGSMGLVIPKASKNPEAAAKLAAFFTNNANQLAFAKVVPIVPTTLGAQTSVQFKVTSQDPVAKATGLVGASGRFINPGYRAPGNSDDLYKNFNDNIEAALLGKKTAQQALNDSVTYWNANMKK; from the coding sequence ATGAAACGAGCCCTGAGCATTCTGACCCTGAGCCTTGGCATGACCGCCCTGTCGAGCGCGAGCGCCCAGACCACCGTGACCTTCTGGACGTGGTACCTGAGCCCCAAGTTCGACAACTACATCAAGACCACCATCGCCGCTTTTGAAAAGGCCAACCCCGGCATCAAGGTGCAGTGGTTCGACAAGCAGGACTCCATGGTGCAGGACTTTATTGCCAGCGTGAACCTGGGCAACGCCCCAGACGTGGTGAACCTGAACATTGACGAAACCCAGAAAGCCGCCCAGAACGGCTTCCTGCTGGCGGCCAGCGACCTGACGCCCCCCGCCACCCTGCAGCGCACCTTCTACGGCCAGAGCCTGAAGAACTTCACCTCCGGCGGCAAGGTCTTTGCCTACCCCTGGTACGGCTGGCTGAACGAGGGCGTGCTGCTGTACAACCCGGACCTGCTGAAAAAGGCCGGCCTGACCCGCGCGCCGCGCTCCACCAGCGAGATGCTGAATTACGCCAAGACCATCAAGGACAAGACCGGCGCCTACGGCTGGGTGCCCGCCCTGAAGGACCCCAACACCGCGTCCTTCCTGGGGTACTTCTACGCCGAGGGCCTGCCCATCTACGCGGCCGACGGCAAGGCGGCCTTTAACACCGCCCAGCACGCCGCGCTGCTCAACCAATTTGTGACGCTGTACCGCGGCGGCTACATCCCCGAAGACGCCGTGCGCCGCGAGGCTTTCCAGCTGGCCACCGAGCTGTACGCGCAAAACCGCGTGGCCATGATTGTGGGCGGCCCCCAGGCCCTCACCCGCATCAAGGACACCAACCCGGGCCTGTACGCCAAGACGGTGGTCACCGAAGCCCCGGTGGGCCGCGCCAACGTGCAAACCGGCGGCAGCATGGGCCTGGTGATTCCCAAGGCCAGCAAGAACCCCGAAGCCGCCGCCAAACTGGCCGCGTTCTTCACGAACAACGCCAACCAGCTGGCCTTTGCCAAGGTGGTGCCCATCGTGCCCACCACCCTGGGCGCGCAGACCAGCGTGCAGTTCAAGGTCACCAGCCAGGACCCCGTGGCCAAGGCCACCGGTCTGGTGGGCGCCTCGGGCCGCTTTATCAACCCCGGCTACCGCGCCCCCGGCAACAGCGACGACCTGTACAAGAACTTCAACGACAACATTGAAGCCGCGCTGCTGGGCAAAAAGACCGCGCAGCAGGCCCTGAACGATTCGGTGACCTACTGGAACGCCAACATGAAGAAGTGA
- a CDS encoding MurR/RpiR family transcriptional regulator, whose amino-acid sequence MSQTLSRPAHTQGAISRIRLHAHSLSPSLKQVADHVLRDAETVIHQTITELAASAGVGEATITRLCRKLDFAGFHAFKIALAADVAGRDSSAQATDTDLTGHTARLVKQSTLTLEDTGRLLDPDVIEAVADQLARAPRVDITGQGNSGLVAQLFAHRLLRLGITGVAYTDPHVAAVSISTLPRGGVVIGLTSSGSTIDTVQHLRLAQSHGHYTVAITHRASSPVTRYASKVLFTSRQEEPLTDAVLDTLISQTLVLEVLYAALLARRPEAAAVLRVTAESVVEKKY is encoded by the coding sequence ATGAGTCAGACGCTTTCACGCCCAGCCCACACCCAGGGGGCGATCAGCCGCATTCGGCTGCATGCCCACAGCCTGTCTCCCTCGCTCAAACAGGTCGCCGACCACGTGCTGCGCGACGCCGAAACCGTCATCCACCAGACCATCACCGAACTGGCCGCCTCGGCGGGCGTGGGTGAAGCCACCATCACCCGCCTGTGCCGCAAGCTGGACTTTGCGGGCTTTCACGCCTTCAAGATTGCCCTGGCCGCCGATGTGGCGGGCCGCGACAGCAGCGCCCAGGCCACCGACACCGACCTGACCGGCCACACCGCGCGCCTGGTCAAGCAGAGCACCCTAACCCTGGAAGACACCGGCCGCCTGCTGGACCCCGATGTGATTGAAGCGGTGGCCGACCAACTGGCCCGCGCGCCCCGGGTGGACATCACCGGGCAGGGCAACTCCGGACTGGTGGCGCAACTGTTCGCGCACCGCCTGCTGCGCCTGGGCATCACGGGCGTGGCCTACACCGACCCCCACGTGGCGGCGGTCAGTATTTCCACCCTGCCCCGGGGCGGCGTGGTCATCGGCCTGACCAGCTCGGGCAGCACCATTGACACGGTGCAGCACCTGCGCCTGGCGCAGAGCCACGGCCACTACACCGTGGCGATTACCCACCGGGCCAGTTCGCCCGTAACCCGCTACGCCAGCAAGGTGCTGTTTACCTCACGCCAGGAAGAACCGCTGACCGACGCCGTGCTGGACACCCTGATCTCGCAGACGCTGGTGCTGGAAGTGCTGTACGCCGCGCTGCTGGCCCGGCGCCCCGAAGCCGCCGCCGTGCTGCGGGTGACAGCCGAAAGCGTCGTCGAGAAAAAGTACTAG